The Miscanthus floridulus cultivar M001 chromosome 6, ASM1932011v1, whole genome shotgun sequence genomic interval CTGCAACTCTGCTGACTAGGCAAAATTGTTTTTCCACGGAAGCAAATTGAGTCTTCTGGGAGAACGGATAAGAGACGCAGGGAAGGGACAACGGTGCCACACCGATCAGAAAAGCAGCATGACAGGGAACAGCAGCATTCCTCGGCTTTTCAACACTAGGAAGGAAGCTACTCGTAAAGGGCGTGCGTCCGTGCTTCGTAAGATATTCTTGAACCCAGGTTTAAACCATCTACTACTCCGCGGAAGCGCCCGGTTTGATCGAGATGGGCAAGTCAAATTCGGCAAGCTGCAAGGACGAGCAGCGCACTCGCACAAAAAATGATCCAAGAGGCTGTCCTGTCCGGCCGCGTCATCAAATCAAAACCAAAAAGAAACCACGGGCTGGTCGGCAGCCGGCGGCACGGAGCCCGGCGCCGTGCGCACGGCCGCACCTGCGCGGCTTCGCTGCGCGCTTCGCTGGTCGCTAGAACGACACCGTCCGGTCACCGGTGTCCGCACCTGCCCACCTGCCCGTGCCTGCGAGGCGTTCGTGGCGTAGCGGTAGAGTGCCGGATTATCCGTACCGTGCAGTGGAAACCCCGTCTGCTCCTCGCAAATCACATGTTCGCGCCAGCAATGCTCCACGCAGAGGGAAACGGGTGTCTGGTTCCTGGTCCCGATCATCATCGGCAATCACTCGCGCAGAGCACGGAGCTGGAGGCCCCATCAATAATAACCCAAAGCTAAAAGCGCTAGTCGCTTCGCCTGCTTCAGCTTCTTCTGTTACGTTGGATCACGGAGCAAAGCAGACGGCCTGGCCCCATCACTTGGCAAATGGGAACAAATCCCCGTTGCTTTCCCTCGACATCGAACAGTAGCTCAGACATCGCGACAGCCCACAGATCAGCAAATGGAGCCAAATACTAAAGCCATTGTCATTGTACTACTATATTTAGAGCCGCTGATGAAGAATAAGAAATTTCGGTGGAACAAACtgcggccttgtttagttggtgaaATTTTTTGAGAAATAGTATTATAGTATTTttattgttatttgataattaatattcaatcatagtctaattaggtttaaaagatttatctcataaatttcgtctaaactgcgtaattaattttattttttatttatatttaatgcttcatgcatgcgtccaaagattcgatgtgacgaaaaatcttgaaaaattttgcaaaattttgagaactaaacaggcactacaTTGGTACATTAAAGAGCTCCGTATGCACAGTTGATCAACCACTCACCATTATCACTCTCTGATCAAAGAATCGTGACAGCCTAAGCAAACTTTGTACATCTGAGCTTTACCCTATCTGGCATTGCCCTTGGCTAGACTTGATTTACGACGCCATCATGGCCGGAGGCACGACGCTGCTGGCGCCCGGGCACACGCTGCCCCGCTCGCCGTCGGCGGCCGACGCGGCGGCCCACCGGCGGCATATCCTGCCGAGCGACGCGGCCTTGCGGCGGGCGCGCTCCGTGCCGGTGCCCATCAGCTCCCAGATGGCCCACTCCACGCCGGGCACGGCCATCACCTGCGTCACCGCGCGCGCGCCCAGTCGCCGGCACAGGAGCACCAGCGCCGCCGTCGCGTTCTCCCTGGCCCACTCCGTGCCGCGCCGCATCTCGGCCACCAGCCGCGCCACGGCACCGTCGATGCCCACGATCGCCTCCGCGCCGCCGCGCTTTGCCAGCGCGGCCAGCACCGCGGCCGCGGTCTCCTCCTCGCTGATCGCGGACAGCGCCGCCTGCGCGACGCCGGCATCCACGAGCTTTCCCACGTTCTCCCTCTCGCCCGCCAGCGACAGCAGCGCGGCCAGCGCGTCTTTCTTGGTGCTCGTCGGACCGGTGCGGACCAGATGCACCAGCTTCTCCACGATGGACAGGTTCCGGCCGAGGCGGCGCCGGTAGGTGTGCACGGACGCGAGGCTGAGCACGGCGGCCGCCGCATTCTCCTTGGCGCGCCACGTCGCGCCGGAGCTAAGGATGTGGGCGACCGCCTCCACGGCGCCCTCGGCGTGCATGATGCGCTTCTTGTTGGCCTCGAGGATGGAGAGGTTGAGCAGCGCCGTGACGGCGTTCAGCTGGAGCCCGGCGTCCTCGGAGTAGAGCAGGGGCACCAGCAGCGGCACGGCACCGGCCTCCCCGACGAACGCGCGGCTGTCGGCGCCGGACTTGGACAACAGCCGGATCTCGTGCACGACGCGGTTGGCCGCGTCCGGGGAGAAGGagatggagagcttcttcacGAGGAACGACGCCGTCATGCGCGCCGCCTCCAGCGCCGCCTTGTTCCCGGCCACCGCCTGCGCCGGCTCGCTCTTGCTCGTCTCGCTGCTCTCCATGGCAACGCCGTTCTCCCGGCACCACTTGGCGATGAGGTTCTTGAGCGCCTTGTTGGGCACGAGCTCCAAAACGGTAAGGACCTGCCCTGTCTTGGGGCACGTTGACTTGCCGGAGTCGAACCACCGGAAGATGGAGTCCCGGTCGTACGTCTGGCCGCTGGCGACGACGACGGGCTCGCGCATGATATCGAGGGTGATGGGGCAGCGGAagtccggcggcggcgccgggggcTCCCCTTCTTCGTCGACCTCGGGGTCCGGCTTGGAATCCGAAGAAGGCCGGGGCGTGGCGCTGAACAGGACGCACTTGGCGTACCGCAGCAGCCCGACGAGCG includes:
- the LOC136459320 gene encoding U-box domain-containing protein 16-like, with amino-acid sequence MAMPNPRTVLTSAPSPPAGCSSSTTSWSAAAEFMAPAPPSPSDGELLRSLHRLARDLSAAAETPAPFLRGALASITRRSRLLAAAFDDLVLCAAAAGGDMPRSASLCLREVLLVLQRFKALAADCAARSRMLLLLQSDEIEEEVRELHQDLATLLDLLPGVELGLADDVIDLLDLASRQCRRFAPSVSVQAEQALKARVLSLIQEIEREIVPERERLREILEEVGINDTATCGEEIESLEREIGDRASERWTDAMIALVGLLRYAKCVLFSATPRPSSDSKPDPEVDEEGEPPAPPPDFRCPITLDIMREPVVVASGQTYDRDSIFRWFDSGKSTCPKTGQVLTVLELVPNKALKNLIAKWCRENGVAMESSETSKSEPAQAVAGNKAALEAARMTASFLVKKLSISFSPDAANRVVHEIRLLSKSGADSRAFVGEAGAVPLLVPLLYSEDAGLQLNAVTALLNLSILEANKKRIMHAEGAVEAVAHILSSGATWRAKENAAAAVLSLASVHTYRRRLGRNLSIVEKLVHLVRTGPTSTKKDALAALLSLAGERENVGKLVDAGVAQAALSAISEEETAAAVLAALAKRGGAEAIVGIDGAVARLVAEMRRGTEWARENATAALVLLCRRLGARAVTQVMAVPGVEWAIWELMGTGTERARRKAASLGRICRRWAAASAADGERGSVCPGASSVVPPAMMAS